Proteins encoded in a region of the Streptomyces violaceoruber genome:
- a CDS encoding MarR family winged helix-turn-helix transcriptional regulator yields the protein MTATDGGAHDGGAGSGDGGTGPGGDTVAAVVRQWRAVHPDLDTGPMEIIGRINRCAALLQQAEDAPLRRAGLSRAEFDLLGALRRTGHELTPGELARETFSSGAAVTKRLKQLTERGLVERRGDTRDRRVAHVRLTDAGRDLVDGILPEQLAYESAVLSGVAGPRQDELAALLGGLLGQLEGRLDALRA from the coding sequence ATGACCGCAACCGACGGGGGAGCGCACGACGGGGGAGCCGGGTCCGGTGACGGCGGGACGGGGCCGGGCGGGGACACCGTGGCCGCGGTCGTACGCCAGTGGCGTGCCGTCCACCCGGACCTCGACACCGGGCCGATGGAGATCATCGGCCGGATCAACCGCTGCGCCGCCCTCCTCCAGCAGGCCGAGGACGCGCCGCTGCGCCGGGCGGGCCTCAGCCGTGCCGAGTTCGACCTGCTCGGCGCGCTGCGCCGCACCGGACACGAGCTGACTCCCGGGGAGCTGGCCCGGGAGACCTTCTCCTCCGGCGCGGCCGTGACCAAGCGCCTCAAGCAGCTCACCGAGCGCGGCCTGGTCGAGCGGCGCGGCGACACCCGCGACCGCCGGGTCGCCCACGTCCGCCTCACGGACGCCGGACGCGACCTCGTCGACGGCATCCTGCCCGAACAGCTCGCCTACGAGTCGGCCGTCCTGTCCGGCGTGGCCGGCCCCCGGCAGGACGAGCTGGCGGCGCTGCTCGGCGGGCTGCTGGGCCAGCTGGAGGGCCGTCTGGACGCGTTGCGGGCCTGA
- a CDS encoding FUSC family protein produces the protein MSSATPTAGTSPARRLSLAGVLRLRRPSEIWFKPALSSVAAVAPPNLLLLALGRLDLAMYTMAGSLCALYAHNRPYAARARTLAWVVLGMLGGVAVALVTASLTRNAVVLVTVGALLAAVQKALCDATRVGPPGNVVLTFISSAALFVPQTLGQVPGHLALAAAAGAWAWLVGMAPAPVRPHGPERRATAQALNAAAAYAVASRGTGEGGTGAGGTGQGDAHPAARAAGYAAVQAAWQTLLALPATGARATTRHALERLVVRAEVALAAPADTDPERLRAWAHALRGGGRIPRTGDAPADTDELLGVDAELAARPAPLWQRLGPLTPIAVRTALGCALAGYASLALGIGRPYWALVTAAALYQANVTLTWSRAVQRVVGNLAGVLLFAAIAPLAHLGQALLVLCCLALNFGAEALITRNYWLGSVCVTPMALLVTEFAGYQAPGDLMTERAVDTLVGALVGFLAAVVVTNRRAGNRVEQAVTAADRARERAARLLAEPAPAPGALEAARRGLAAALTDLRATAEGAAGEWWGRALPQERVVLAEQAGHRTLAEAVRRQATRPDRGASTRTEDVRP, from the coding sequence ATGAGCAGTGCGACCCCCACCGCCGGCACCTCCCCGGCCCGACGTCTGTCCCTGGCAGGCGTGCTGCGCCTGCGCCGGCCCTCCGAGATCTGGTTCAAGCCCGCTCTGAGTTCGGTCGCCGCCGTCGCCCCTCCCAATCTCCTCCTGCTGGCGCTCGGCCGGCTCGACCTGGCGATGTACACGATGGCCGGGTCCCTGTGCGCGCTCTACGCCCACAACCGGCCCTACGCCGCCCGGGCCCGCACCCTGGCGTGGGTCGTGCTCGGCATGCTCGGCGGCGTCGCCGTCGCCCTGGTCACCGCCTCGCTCACCCGGAACGCCGTCGTCCTCGTCACCGTCGGCGCGCTGCTGGCCGCCGTGCAGAAGGCCCTGTGCGACGCCACCCGCGTCGGTCCGCCGGGCAACGTGGTCCTGACCTTCATCAGCTCCGCCGCCCTCTTCGTCCCGCAGACCCTCGGCCAGGTCCCGGGCCACCTGGCACTGGCCGCCGCCGCGGGCGCCTGGGCCTGGCTCGTCGGCATGGCACCCGCCCCGGTCCGTCCGCACGGCCCGGAACGCCGGGCCACCGCCCAGGCCCTGAACGCGGCGGCCGCCTACGCCGTCGCCTCCCGCGGCACCGGCGAGGGCGGCACCGGCGCGGGCGGCACGGGGCAGGGTGACGCCCACCCCGCCGCCCGCGCCGCCGGGTACGCCGCCGTACAGGCCGCCTGGCAGACGCTGCTGGCCCTGCCGGCCACGGGCGCCCGCGCCACCACCCGGCACGCCCTGGAACGCCTCGTCGTCCGCGCCGAGGTCGCCCTCGCCGCCCCCGCCGACACCGACCCGGAGCGGCTGCGTGCCTGGGCCCACGCCCTGCGCGGCGGCGGACGCATCCCCCGCACCGGCGACGCCCCGGCGGACACCGACGAACTCCTCGGCGTGGACGCCGAACTCGCCGCCCGCCCCGCGCCCCTGTGGCAGCGGCTCGGCCCGCTGACCCCGATCGCCGTCCGCACCGCCCTCGGCTGCGCGCTGGCCGGTTACGCCTCCCTCGCCCTCGGCATCGGCCGCCCCTACTGGGCCCTGGTCACCGCCGCCGCGCTCTACCAGGCCAACGTCACCCTGACCTGGAGCCGGGCCGTGCAGCGCGTGGTCGGCAACCTCGCCGGAGTGCTGCTCTTCGCCGCCATAGCCCCGCTCGCCCACCTCGGGCAGGCGCTGCTCGTCCTGTGCTGCCTGGCCCTCAACTTCGGCGCCGAGGCCCTCATCACCCGCAACTACTGGCTCGGCAGCGTGTGCGTGACCCCGATGGCCCTGCTCGTCACCGAGTTCGCCGGGTACCAGGCCCCCGGCGACCTGATGACCGAGCGGGCCGTGGACACCCTCGTCGGCGCCCTGGTCGGTTTCCTCGCCGCCGTCGTCGTCACCAACCGGCGCGCCGGGAACCGCGTCGAACAGGCGGTGACCGCGGCCGACCGGGCCCGGGAGCGCGCCGCGCGGCTCCTCGCCGAGCCCGCGCCCGCCCCGGGCGCCCTGGAGGCCGCGCGCCGTGGTCTGGCCGCCGCGCTGACCGACCTGCGGGCCACCGCCGAGGGGGCGGCCGGTGAATGGTGGGGACGCGCACTGCCCCAGGAGAGGGTCGTGCTCGCCGAGCAGGCCGGACACCGTACGCTCGCCGAGGCGGTGCGACGCCAGGCAACGCGTCCGGACCGGGGCGCGAGCACGAGAACGGAGGACGTACGGCCATGA